A window of Streptomyces gilvosporeus contains these coding sequences:
- a CDS encoding vitamin B12-dependent ribonucleotide reductase: protein MTETTSGPARGSRAKGSKASKGLRIERIHTTPGVHPYDEVEWARRDVVMTNWRDGSVNFEQRGVEFPDFWSVNAVNIVTSKYFRGAVGSPNRESSLKQLIDRVVKTYRKAGEDHAYFASPADAEIFEHELAYALLHQVFSFNSPVWFNVGTQQPQQVSACFILSVDDSMESILDWYKEEGMIFKGGSGAGLNLSRIRSSKELLSSGGNASGPVSFMRGADASAGTIKSGGATRRAAKMVVLDVDHPDVEAFIDTKVKEEEKVRALRDAGFDMDLGGDDITSVQYQNANNSVRVNDEFMKAVESGAKFGLRGRMTGEVIEEVDAKGLFRKMAEAAWACADPGIQYDDTINHWHTSPETGRITASNPCSEYMHLDNSSCNLASLNLLKFLRDDDLGNQSFDAARFAKVVELVITAMDISICFADFPTEKIGETTRAFRQLGIGYANLGALLMATGHAYDSDGGRALAGAITSLMTGTSYKRSAELAAVVGPYDGYARNADAHKRVMKQHSDANGAAVRMDDLDTPVWAAATEAWQDVLRLGEKNGFRNAQASVLAPTGTIGLMMDCDTTGVEPDLALVKFKKLVGGGSMQIVNNTVPKALKRLGYQPEQVEAIVAHIADHGNVIDAPGLKPEHYEVFDCAMGERSISPMGHVRMMAAAQPFLSGAISKTVNVPETATVEEIEDVYFQGWKLGLKALAIYRDNCKVGQPLSAKKKEEEKKAEPVAEKKVVEYRPVRKRLPKGRPGITTSFTVGGAEGYMTANSYPDDGLGEVFLKMSKQGSTLAGMMDAFSIAVSVGLQYGVPLETYVSKFTNMRFEPAGMTDDPDVRMAQSIVDYIFRRLALDFLPFETRSALGIHSVEERTRHLETGSYEPADDEVDVEGLAQSAPRQTAAPQSTPAAKAVEEAAVPAPKQAHTNAELVEMQLGINADAPLCFSCGTKMQRAGSCYLCEGCGSTSGCS from the coding sequence ATGACAGAGACGACGAGCGGCCCGGCACGAGGCTCCCGCGCCAAGGGCAGCAAGGCGAGCAAGGGGCTGCGCATCGAGCGCATCCACACCACCCCCGGCGTGCACCCGTACGACGAGGTGGAGTGGGCGCGCCGTGACGTCGTCATGACCAACTGGCGCGACGGCTCGGTCAACTTCGAGCAGCGCGGCGTCGAGTTCCCCGACTTCTGGTCGGTGAACGCGGTCAACATCGTCACCAGCAAGTACTTCCGCGGCGCGGTGGGCTCCCCCAACCGGGAGTCGAGCCTCAAGCAGCTGATCGACCGCGTGGTCAAGACCTACCGCAAGGCCGGCGAGGACCACGCCTACTTCGCCTCCCCGGCGGACGCCGAGATCTTCGAGCACGAGCTGGCGTACGCCCTCCTCCACCAGGTCTTCAGCTTCAACTCCCCGGTCTGGTTCAACGTCGGCACCCAGCAGCCGCAGCAGGTCAGCGCCTGCTTCATCCTCTCCGTGGACGACTCCATGGAGTCGATCCTGGACTGGTACAAGGAAGAGGGGATGATCTTCAAGGGCGGCTCCGGCGCCGGCCTGAACCTCTCCCGCATCCGCTCCTCCAAGGAGCTGCTCTCCTCCGGTGGCAACGCCTCCGGCCCGGTCTCCTTCATGCGCGGCGCCGATGCGTCCGCCGGAACGATCAAGTCGGGCGGCGCCACCCGCCGCGCGGCCAAGATGGTCGTCCTGGACGTCGACCACCCGGATGTCGAGGCGTTCATCGACACCAAGGTCAAGGAGGAGGAGAAGGTCCGCGCGCTGCGCGACGCCGGCTTCGACATGGACCTGGGCGGCGACGACATCACCTCCGTCCAGTACCAGAACGCCAACAACTCCGTCCGCGTCAACGACGAGTTCATGAAGGCCGTCGAGTCCGGTGCGAAGTTCGGGCTGCGCGGCCGGATGACCGGCGAGGTCATCGAGGAGGTCGACGCCAAGGGCCTGTTCCGCAAGATGGCCGAGGCCGCCTGGGCCTGCGCCGACCCCGGCATCCAGTACGACGACACCATCAACCACTGGCACACCTCGCCGGAGACGGGCCGGATCACCGCCTCCAACCCGTGCAGCGAGTACATGCACCTGGACAACTCCTCGTGCAACCTCGCCTCGCTCAACCTCCTGAAGTTCCTGCGCGACGACGACCTGGGCAACCAGTCCTTCGACGCCGCCCGCTTCGCCAAGGTCGTCGAGCTGGTCATCACGGCGATGGACATCTCCATCTGCTTCGCCGACTTCCCCACCGAGAAGATCGGCGAGACCACCCGCGCCTTCCGCCAGCTGGGCATCGGCTACGCCAACCTCGGCGCCCTGCTGATGGCCACCGGCCACGCCTACGACTCCGACGGCGGCCGCGCGCTGGCCGGTGCCATCACCTCCCTGATGACCGGCACCTCCTACAAGCGCTCCGCCGAACTGGCCGCGGTCGTCGGCCCGTACGACGGCTACGCCCGCAACGCCGACGCCCACAAGCGCGTCATGAAGCAGCACTCCGACGCCAACGGCGCCGCGGTGCGCATGGACGACCTGGACACCCCGGTCTGGGCCGCGGCCACCGAAGCCTGGCAGGACGTCCTCCGCCTCGGCGAGAAGAACGGATTCCGCAACGCCCAGGCATCCGTGCTGGCCCCCACCGGCACCATCGGCCTGATGATGGACTGCGACACCACGGGCGTCGAGCCGGACCTGGCCCTGGTCAAGTTCAAGAAGCTGGTCGGCGGCGGCTCCATGCAGATCGTGAACAACACGGTCCCCAAGGCGCTCAAGCGGCTCGGCTACCAGCCCGAGCAGGTCGAGGCGATCGTCGCCCACATCGCCGACCACGGCAATGTGATCGACGCCCCCGGCCTCAAGCCCGAGCACTACGAGGTCTTCGACTGCGCCATGGGCGAGCGCTCCATCTCCCCGATGGGCCACGTCCGCATGATGGCCGCGGCGCAGCCGTTCCTGTCGGGCGCGATCTCCAAGACGGTCAACGTCCCGGAGACCGCCACCGTCGAGGAGATCGAGGACGTCTACTTCCAGGGCTGGAAGCTCGGCCTGAAGGCGCTCGCGATCTACCGCGACAACTGCAAGGTCGGCCAGCCCCTCTCCGCCAAGAAGAAGGAGGAGGAGAAGAAGGCCGAGCCGGTCGCCGAGAAGAAGGTCGTCGAGTACCGACCGGTCCGCAAGCGTCTCCCGAAGGGCCGTCCCGGCATCACCACCTCCTTCACCGTCGGCGGCGCCGAGGGCTACATGACCGCCAACTCCTACCCGGACGACGGTCTCGGCGAGGTCTTCCTGAAGATGTCCAAGCAGGGCTCGACCCTCGCGGGCATGATGGACGCCTTCTCCATCGCGGTCTCGGTCGGCCTCCAGTACGGCGTGCCGCTGGAGACCTACGTCTCGAAGTTCACCAACATGCGCTTCGAGCCGGCGGGCATGACCGACGACCCGGATGTCCGGATGGCGCAGTCGATCGTCGACTACATCTTCCGCCGCCTGGCGCTGGACTTCCTGCCGTTCGAGACCCGCTCGGCGCTCGGCATCCACTCCGTCGAGGAGCGCACCCGCCACCTGGAGACCGGTTCGTACGAGCCGGCCGACGACGAGGTCGACGTCGAGGGCCTGGCCCAGTCGGCACCGCGCCAGACCGCGGCGCCGCAGTCCACCCCGGCGGCCAAGGCCGTCGAGGAGGCCGCCGTCCCGGCCCCGAAGCAGGCGCACACCAACGCCGAACTGGTCGAGATGCAGCTGGGCATCAACGCCGACGCCCCCCTGTGCTTCTCCTGCGGGACGAAGATGCAGCGGGCCGGCAGCTGCTACCTGTGCGAGGGCTGCGGGTCCACCAGCGGATGCAGCTGA
- a CDS encoding TerD family protein, which translates to MSTFNKGIAKAEVTLKWDPSPLGAPDNDLDLIAATYTKDAPHGAPAYLVHFDSRFSPDGTINLNRDSRTGKGFGPDEIMTLELNRLSETYTRVVVGVAIQQGEGRKVFGDVENTAVLVHEGHTELAADDFAEVAQSTAATVAEFLRDETGEWRFHPVLRGFDADPNTFAGLMGS; encoded by the coding sequence GTGAGCACTTTCAACAAGGGAATAGCGAAGGCCGAGGTCACGCTCAAATGGGACCCCAGCCCCCTCGGCGCTCCGGACAACGACCTCGACCTCATCGCGGCGACCTACACCAAGGACGCACCGCACGGCGCGCCCGCCTATCTGGTGCACTTCGACAGCCGATTCTCGCCCGACGGCACGATCAACCTCAACCGGGACAGCCGCACCGGTAAGGGATTCGGCCCCGACGAGATCATGACGCTGGAGCTGAACCGGCTGTCGGAGACCTACACCCGCGTCGTCGTGGGCGTCGCCATCCAGCAGGGCGAGGGCCGCAAGGTCTTCGGCGACGTCGAGAACACCGCCGTACTGGTCCACGAGGGCCACACCGAGCTGGCGGCCGACGACTTCGCCGAGGTCGCGCAGTCCACCGCCGCCACGGTCGCCGAGTTCCTCCGCGACGAGACCGGCGAGTGGCGCTTCCACCCCGTCCTGCGGGGGTTCGACGCGGATCCCAACACCTTCGCCGGGCTGATGGGCTCCTGA
- a CDS encoding YdbC family protein yields MLVKWIRLTVVDRRGFERGQRKWAGLLGEPGFRGQAGGWSRSRPGVAHLVAFWESRAFYDSFMARSHDRLAAAQVGTFKDAHIRLFAHEFDVKVGFRPTFGDADVLRLAHCRVRPDRVDHFMLMQEKVWNPAMAGSPGMLRGMLGRAPGEEFLVVSLWQSAAERGKYRPERVERLALRAQIAADVEAIAGDVVQLEPSWTV; encoded by the coding sequence GTGCTGGTCAAGTGGATTCGCCTCACCGTCGTGGACCGTCGAGGGTTCGAGCGGGGGCAGCGGAAATGGGCGGGGCTGCTGGGTGAGCCGGGATTCCGGGGGCAGGCCGGCGGCTGGAGCCGCAGCCGCCCCGGTGTCGCGCATCTGGTCGCCTTCTGGGAGAGCCGGGCGTTCTATGACTCCTTCATGGCCCGTTCGCACGACCGGCTGGCCGCTGCCCAGGTGGGCACCTTCAAGGACGCGCACATACGGCTCTTCGCGCATGAATTTGACGTCAAGGTCGGTTTCCGGCCGACGTTCGGCGATGCGGATGTGCTCCGGCTGGCGCACTGCCGGGTGCGCCCGGACCGGGTCGATCACTTCATGCTGATGCAGGAGAAGGTCTGGAACCCGGCGATGGCGGGGTCGCCGGGCATGCTGCGCGGGATGCTGGGGAGGGCTCCGGGGGAGGAGTTCTTGGTGGTGTCGCTGTGGCAGTCGGCCGCCGAGCGCGGCAAGTACCGTCCCGAACGCGTCGAGCGGCTCGCGCTGCGTGCCCAGATAGCCGCCGATGTCGAGGCGATCGCGGGCGACGTGGTGCAGCTCGAACCGTCGTGGACGGTATGA
- a CDS encoding TetR/AcrR family transcriptional regulator yields the protein MSDESDATKSAKDGKGGQGGQTARPEGTGQRAQGERRSARRPGTRRPGGRTARTRAAVRDAVLAGLSAHGYPGLTVEYVAEHSGVHKTTLYRRWENVEGLIADALDLAGEDSWLPPDTGTLEGDLRALAREVVDAFTDPALTASSSAMVAAGFQSERAAQALRAYYTERFRRCETIVERAAGRGELAPAGDGPADATAATAAVDAGALVRAACAPVFLRLFITREPVDTALADQSAAAAVAAARAGAFATSGTGGAVGMGGRCGSVGDTDAAS from the coding sequence ATGTCCGACGAGAGCGACGCCACGAAGAGCGCGAAGGACGGGAAGGGCGGACAGGGCGGGCAAACCGCAAGGCCGGAGGGGACGGGGCAGAGGGCGCAGGGCGAGCGGCGGTCCGCGCGACGTCCCGGCACCCGGCGCCCCGGCGGCCGTACGGCCCGTACGCGCGCCGCCGTGCGGGACGCCGTTCTGGCGGGTCTGTCCGCACACGGCTACCCGGGCCTGACGGTCGAGTACGTCGCCGAGCACTCCGGCGTGCACAAGACGACGCTCTACCGCCGCTGGGAGAACGTGGAGGGCTTGATCGCCGACGCGCTGGACCTGGCGGGCGAGGACAGCTGGCTACCGCCGGACACCGGCACCCTGGAGGGCGATCTGCGCGCGCTCGCCCGGGAAGTCGTCGACGCCTTCACCGACCCGGCGCTGACCGCTTCCAGCTCAGCGATGGTCGCGGCCGGATTCCAGTCGGAGCGGGCCGCCCAGGCGCTGCGCGCCTATTACACCGAGCGCTTCCGGCGCTGCGAGACGATCGTGGAACGCGCCGCCGGACGCGGTGAGCTCGCGCCGGCCGGGGACGGACCTGCGGACGCGACGGCGGCGACGGCCGCGGTCGACGCCGGCGCCCTCGTGCGGGCCGCCTGCGCACCGGTCTTCCTGCGGCTGTTCATCACCCGCGAGCCGGTCGATACGGCGCTCGCCGACCAGTCGGCCGCGGCGGCGGTGGCGGCCGCCCGGGCCGGGGCCTTCGCCACGAGCGGCACGGGTGGCGCGGTCGGCATGGGTGGCAGGTGTGGCAGTGTCGGCGACACCGACGCCGCCTCCTGA
- a CDS encoding histidine phosphatase family protein, producing the protein MARPRRIVLIRHGESEGNVDDTVYEREPDHALHLTRAGCRQAEEAGGALREMFGGERISAYVSPYRRTHQTFRELRLDPARVRVREEPRLREQDWGNWQDRDDVRRQKAYRDAYGHFFYRFAQGESGADVYDRVGAFLESLWRSFEDPRHPPNVLIVTHGLTMRLFCMRWFHWSVAEFESLSNPGNAEWRALLLGPDGRYSLDRPFDRWCEPEPYGVTG; encoded by the coding sequence ATGGCCCGGCCACGACGCATCGTCCTCATCCGCCACGGCGAGTCGGAGGGGAACGTCGACGACACCGTCTACGAGCGGGAGCCCGACCACGCCCTCCACCTCACCAGGGCCGGGTGCCGGCAGGCCGAGGAGGCCGGAGGGGCACTGCGCGAGATGTTCGGCGGCGAGCGGATCTCCGCCTACGTCTCGCCCTACCGCCGCACCCACCAGACCTTCCGGGAACTGCGCCTGGACCCGGCCAGGGTCCGCGTCCGCGAGGAGCCCCGGCTGCGCGAGCAGGACTGGGGCAACTGGCAGGATCGCGACGACGTACGCCGCCAGAAGGCCTACCGCGACGCCTACGGCCACTTCTTCTACCGCTTCGCCCAGGGCGAGTCCGGCGCGGACGTCTACGACCGTGTCGGCGCCTTCCTGGAGAGCCTGTGGCGCAGTTTCGAGGACCCGCGCCACCCGCCCAACGTGCTGATCGTCACCCACGGGCTGACCATGAGGCTGTTCTGTATGCGCTGGTTCCACTGGTCGGTGGCGGAGTTCGAATCGCTGTCCAACCCGGGCAATGCGGAGTGGCGCGCCCTGCTCCTCGGGCCGGACGGACGCTACTCCCTCGATCGGCCGTTTGACCGCTGGTGTGAACCCGAGCCTTATGGCGTCACCGGTTAG
- a CDS encoding ADP-ribosylglycohydrolase family protein, with translation MTADHRDADRCERALASLRGLAVGDALGSQFFVPTHYPALKRRELPPAPWQWTDDTEMACSVLSVLTTHFRIDQDALARSFADHHDFDRGYGPAVNRLLRLIREGGDWRELSAALFNGHGSWGNGAAMRIAPLGAWYADDPEQATHQAEISAYVTHQHREAVVGAMAVAAAAALVAGAPHTLAPHELLDGVLALIPRSAVQAGLRRARDMLDYADSGTVAAVLGCGRRTSAHDTVPFTLWAAARHLGDYETAFWSTVQAGGDMDTTCAIVGGIVAAGPGGAPPRAWLDGAEPLPAWAPTAAR, from the coding sequence ATGACCGCCGACCACCGTGACGCAGACCGCTGTGAGCGGGCGCTGGCCAGCCTGCGCGGCCTGGCCGTGGGCGATGCCCTCGGATCCCAGTTCTTCGTCCCCACTCATTACCCCGCCCTCAAGCGCCGGGAACTGCCCCCGGCCCCCTGGCAGTGGACCGACGACACGGAGATGGCCTGCTCGGTCCTGTCCGTGCTGACCACCCACTTCCGCATCGACCAGGACGCGCTCGCCCGCTCCTTCGCCGATCACCACGACTTCGACCGCGGCTACGGCCCGGCCGTCAACCGCCTCCTGCGGCTGATCCGCGAGGGCGGCGACTGGCGCGAACTGTCCGCCGCGCTCTTCAACGGCCATGGCTCCTGGGGCAACGGCGCCGCCATGCGCATCGCCCCCCTCGGGGCCTGGTACGCCGACGACCCCGAGCAGGCCACCCACCAGGCGGAGATCTCCGCCTACGTCACCCACCAGCACCGCGAGGCGGTGGTCGGCGCCATGGCGGTGGCCGCCGCGGCCGCCCTCGTCGCTGGCGCTCCGCACACCCTCGCCCCCCATGAGCTGCTCGACGGTGTCCTTGCGCTGATCCCGCGCAGCGCCGTCCAGGCCGGTCTGCGCCGGGCGCGGGACATGCTCGACTACGCCGACTCCGGCACCGTCGCCGCGGTCCTGGGCTGCGGACGCCGCACCAGCGCCCATGACACCGTCCCCTTCACCCTCTGGGCCGCGGCCCGTCATCTCGGCGACTACGAGACGGCCTTCTGGTCCACCGTCCAGGCGGGCGGCGACATGGACACCACCTGCGCCATCGTCGGCGGTATCGTCGCCGCCGGTCCCGGCGGCGCCCCGCCCCGGGCCTGGCTGGACGGCGCCGAGCCCCTCCCCGCCTGGGCGCCCACCGCCGCCCGCTGA
- a CDS encoding ribonuclease HII, whose protein sequence is MPYEPPTHTVERSLRATTGAKIVAGIDEVGRGAWAGPVSVCAAVTGLRRPPDGLTDSKLLTIKRRTELCEVLGDWVTSYALGHSSPQEIDELGMTAALRLAAVRALEGLPVRPDAVILDGKHDYLGAPWRVRTVIKGDQSCIAVAAASVIAKVRRDAMMAELGLEYTDFDFAANAGYPSPTHRIALEEFGPTPYHRVSWSYMDALPRWRHLKKVRITPEAAALEAGGQLGFDF, encoded by the coding sequence ATGCCGTACGAGCCCCCCACCCATACCGTCGAGCGATCGCTGCGCGCCACCACGGGCGCCAAGATCGTCGCAGGGATCGACGAGGTCGGACGCGGAGCCTGGGCGGGCCCGGTCAGCGTCTGCGCAGCCGTGACCGGTCTGCGCCGGCCGCCTGACGGACTCACCGATTCCAAACTGCTGACCATCAAGCGCCGCACCGAGTTGTGTGAGGTGCTCGGCGACTGGGTCACGTCCTATGCCTTGGGGCACTCCTCGCCCCAGGAGATCGACGAGCTGGGCATGACCGCGGCGCTGCGGCTGGCGGCCGTGCGGGCCCTGGAGGGGCTGCCGGTCCGCCCGGACGCGGTGATCCTCGACGGCAAGCACGACTACCTGGGTGCGCCATGGCGGGTCCGCACGGTCATCAAGGGGGACCAGTCCTGTATCGCGGTCGCCGCCGCGTCCGTGATCGCCAAGGTGCGACGCGACGCGATGATGGCCGAACTGGGCCTGGAATACACCGACTTCGACTTCGCGGCCAACGCCGGCTACCCCTCCCCGACCCATCGCATCGCCCTGGAGGAGTTCGGTCCCACGCCGTATCACCGGGTCTCGTGGTCCTATATGGACGCGCTGCCCCGGTGGCGGCACCTGAAGAAGGTACGCATCACCCCTGAAGCAGCCGCTCTGGAGGCCGGTGGCCAACTCGGCTTCGACTTCTGA
- a CDS encoding RecQ family ATP-dependent DNA helicase, with amino-acid sequence MSNEDLRASADAVLSRLVGDPGGEARLREDQWRAIEALVADRRRALVVQRTGWGKSAVYFVATALLRARGSGPTVIVSPLLALMRNQVEAAARAGIRARTINSSNVEEWDGIQAEVAAGEVDVLLVSPERLNNPDFRDQVLPRLAAATGLLVVDEAHCISDWGHDFRPDYRRLRTMLADLPPGVPVLATTATANARVTADVAEQLGTGEGADTALVLRGPLDRESLSLGVLSLPDAAHRLAWLADHLDELPGSGIIYTLTVAAAEEVTAFLRHRGHAVAAYTGKTENADRQQAEDDLLANRVKALVATSALGMGFDKPDLGFVVHLGSPSSPIAYYQQVGRAGRGVKHAEVLLLPGREDEAIWQYFASLAFPPEEQVRRTLDVLAAAGRPVSLPALEPQVELRRSRLEIMLKVLDVDGAVHRVKGGWTATGRPWTYDAERYAWVARQRAAEQEAMRQYAGATGCRMEFLRRQLDDEAAVACGRCDNCAGARFTAEVSAASLDAARGELGRPGVEVEPRRMWPTGLPAIGLDLKGRIPAGELAATGRALGRLSDIGWGNRLRPLLAPQAPDGPVPDDVAAAVVTVLADWAKGSGGWASGEDGAPARPVGVVCLSSGTRPQLIRSLAERIATVGRMPFLGTVATVDGGADHRIPRSNSAQRLRALHGALSVPPELAQALASAGGPVLLVDDYADTGWTLAVAARLLRGAGAAGVFPLVLAVQG; translated from the coding sequence ATGAGCAACGAAGACCTGCGCGCCTCGGCCGATGCCGTCCTCTCCCGCCTCGTCGGGGATCCCGGCGGTGAGGCGCGCCTGCGCGAGGACCAGTGGCGGGCGATCGAGGCGCTGGTCGCCGACCGTCGCCGGGCGCTGGTCGTGCAGCGCACGGGCTGGGGCAAGTCCGCGGTCTATTTCGTCGCCACCGCGCTGCTGCGGGCGCGCGGCAGCGGGCCGACGGTGATCGTCTCGCCGCTGCTCGCGCTGATGCGCAACCAGGTCGAGGCGGCCGCGCGGGCCGGGATCCGTGCGCGGACGATCAACTCCTCCAACGTCGAGGAATGGGACGGCATTCAGGCCGAGGTGGCGGCGGGCGAGGTCGACGTCCTGCTGGTGAGCCCCGAGCGTCTCAACAACCCGGACTTCCGCGATCAGGTGCTGCCCCGGCTCGCCGCGGCCACCGGGCTGCTGGTCGTCGACGAGGCGCACTGCATCTCCGACTGGGGCCATGACTTCCGGCCGGACTACCGCAGGCTGCGCACCATGCTCGCCGACCTGCCGCCGGGTGTGCCGGTGCTCGCCACGACCGCCACCGCCAATGCCCGGGTGACGGCCGATGTCGCCGAGCAGCTGGGGACGGGCGAGGGTGCCGACACGGCGCTGGTGCTGCGCGGCCCGCTGGACCGGGAGAGCCTGAGCCTGGGGGTGCTGTCGCTGCCGGACGCCGCACACCGGCTCGCCTGGCTGGCCGACCATCTCGACGAGCTGCCCGGCTCAGGGATCATCTACACCCTCACCGTCGCCGCGGCCGAGGAGGTCACCGCGTTCCTGCGGCACCGGGGCCATGCGGTCGCCGCGTACACCGGCAAGACGGAGAACGCCGACCGGCAGCAGGCCGAGGACGACCTGCTGGCCAACCGGGTCAAGGCGCTGGTGGCGACGTCCGCGCTGGGGATGGGCTTCGACAAGCCCGACTTGGGGTTTGTGGTGCACCTGGGGTCGCCGTCGTCCCCGATCGCGTACTACCAGCAGGTGGGCCGGGCCGGCCGTGGGGTCAAGCACGCCGAGGTGCTGCTGCTGCCGGGCCGCGAGGACGAGGCGATCTGGCAGTACTTCGCCTCGCTGGCGTTCCCGCCCGAGGAGCAGGTGCGCCGGACGCTGGACGTCCTGGCGGCGGCCGGCCGGCCCGTGTCGCTGCCGGCGCTGGAGCCGCAGGTCGAACTACGGCGCTCCCGGCTGGAGATCATGCTCAAGGTGCTGGATGTGGACGGCGCCGTGCACCGCGTCAAGGGCGGCTGGACGGCCACCGGCCGACCGTGGACGTATGACGCGGAGCGCTATGCGTGGGTGGCGCGGCAGCGTGCGGCCGAGCAGGAGGCGATGCGGCAGTACGCCGGGGCGACGGGCTGCCGGATGGAGTTTCTGCGGCGGCAGTTGGACGATGAGGCGGCGGTGGCGTGCGGCCGCTGTGACAACTGCGCCGGGGCGCGGTTCACCGCCGAGGTGTCGGCCGCGTCGCTGGATGCGGCGCGCGGCGAACTGGGGCGCCCGGGTGTGGAGGTGGAGCCGCGGCGCATGTGGCCGACGGGGCTGCCGGCCATCGGGCTCGACCTCAAGGGGCGTATCCCGGCGGGCGAGCTGGCCGCCACCGGCCGGGCCCTGGGCAGGCTGTCCGACATCGGGTGGGGCAACCGGCTGCGTCCCCTGCTCGCCCCGCAGGCGCCGGACGGTCCGGTGCCCGACGATGTGGCGGCCGCGGTGGTCACGGTGCTCGCCGACTGGGCCAAGGGGTCCGGGGGGTGGGCCTCGGGAGAGGACGGCGCACCGGCCCGCCCGGTGGGCGTCGTCTGTCTCTCCTCGGGCACCCGCCCGCAGCTGATCCGGTCGCTGGCCGAGCGGATCGCCACGGTGGGCAGGATGCCGTTCCTGGGGACGGTGGCCACGGTGGACGGCGGGGCGGACCACCGGATTCCACGCAGCAACAGCGCCCAGCGGCTGCGGGCCCTGCACGGCGCGCTGAGTGTGCCGCCGGAGCTGGCCCAGGCCCTGGCGTCGGCGGGCGGCCCGGTGCTGTTGGTGGACGACTACGCGGACACCGGCTGGACCCTGGCGGTGGCCGCCCGGCTGCTGCGCGGTGCGGGGGCCGCGGGGGTGTTTCCGCTGGTCCTGGCCGTCCAGGGATAG